A single Stigmatopora argus isolate UIUO_Sarg chromosome 7, RoL_Sarg_1.0, whole genome shotgun sequence DNA region contains:
- the abcg2b gene encoding broad substrate specificity ATP-binding cassette transporter ABCG2b, translated as MTKGQQVVFDLEDNFQKRGPTLTFSNLHYCVRESRCCRTKSREKYILKDVSGIMRSGMNAIMGATGSGKTSLLDVIAGRKDPTGLRQGTVLVDGKAVTSKLRLSSAYVVQDDILMGTLTVRENLLFSANLRLDPKRYSSADKRTQVDAILDDLGLTDCANTKIGTEFLRGVSGGERKRCSIGMELITAPSLLFLDEPTTGLDSNTANCIIGLLHKLSRRGKTVIFSIHQPRFSIFRRFDHLTLMHKGEVVYAGAAQGTLQYFTDLGFQIESFDNPADFFMDITNGEAQSTFQEINTSDCKNILAVKYYQSQLGQNMLHELDCINRNVADGVIAQKMTAEYATSFLEQMRVVCGRTALNILRNPQTSYAQLALNIFFAILVGLIYYQMPLTLPEALQNRFGAFFFLIINMVFGNLSAVELFINERAIFIHENSSGYYRTSVYFLSKIFADLIPNRIVPIFIFSSIAYYMMGLKSAFSAFLCFALTMSMVSLAGVSLAFLVSASVSSFAMANILIALPFVFMMVFGGYLVNLNAMLSWLSWLKWVSIFRYGLNAAFINEMAGQLFYANTTIVPGELFLSIQDIDYSTWGFWENQVALLGIMLICMVLSYIQLRRINRWK; from the exons ATGACCAAGGGACAGCAGGTTGTGTTTGACCTGGAAGACAACTTCCAGAAACGGGGACCCACGCTGACCTTCAGCAACCTGCACTACTGCGTCCGGGAGAGCAGATGCTGTCGAACGAAATCTCGAGAAAAGTACATCTTGAAAGATGTCAG CGGCATCATGAGAAGTGGAATGAATGCCATCATGGGTGCCACTGGAAGCGGTAAAACATC GCTTCTGGATGTCATTGCGGGGAGAAAAGATCCAACCGGACTTCGTCAAGGGACTGTCCTGGTAGATGGCAAGGCTGTGACTTCTAAACTCAGGCTGAGTTCTGCTTATGTAGTCCAG GATGACATTCTAATGGGAACGCTGACTGTGCGGGAGAACCTACTCTTCAGTGCTAACCTACGTCTGGATCCCAAGCGATACTCTTCTGCAGACAAACGCACACAAGTGGATGCCATCCTTGACGATCTGGGACTGACTGACTGTGCAAACACCAAG ATCGGAACCGAGTTCCTGCGCGGCGTATCAGGCGGGGAGAGGAAGCGCTGTAGCATTGGGATGGAACTCATCACTGCGCCCTCTCTGCTCTTCCTGGATGAGCCTACCACGGGCCTGGACTCCAACACAGCCAACTGTATCATTGGCCTACTGCACAA ACTGTCCAGACGAGGCAAAACGGTCATCTTCTCCATCCACCAGCCTCGCTTTTCTATATTCAGACGTTTCGACCACTTGACGCTGATGCACAAAGGCGAAGTGGTATACGCAGGAGCGGCCCAGGGCACTCTCCAATACTTCACAGACCTCG GTTTTCAAATTGAGTCATTTGACAACCCTGCTGACTTCTTCATGGACATCACCAATGGAGAAGCCCAGTCAACCTTTCAGGAAATCAATACAA GTGACTGCAAGAACATCCTGGCAGTCAAGTATTATCAGTCACAGCTGGGTCAAAATATGCTTCACGAGCTGGACTGCATAAACCGCAATGTGGCAGATGGCGTCATAGCTCAGAAAATGACGGCTGAATACGCCACTTCCTTCCTCGAGCAA ATGCGTGTGGTGTGCGGCAGGACTGCGCTGAATATTCTGAGGAACCCGCAGACGTCATATGCTCAGCTGGctctcaacattttttttgctatcctCGTGGGCCTCATTTATTACCAAATGCCTTTAACCCTGCCTGAAGCCTTACAAAATAG ATTCGGCGCCTTTTTCTTTCTCATTATCAACATGGTTTTTGGGAATCTCTCTGCTGTGGAACTCTTCATCAATGAAAGGGCGATCTTCAT cCACGAAAACTCCAGCGGCTATTACCGCACGTCCGTCTACTTCCTTTCGAAGATCTTTGCCGACCTCATCCCCAACCGCATTGTTCCCATCTTCATCTTTTCATCCATTGCCTACTACATGATGG GGCTGAAGTCTGCATTTTCAGCCTTCCTGTGTTTTGCACTGACCATGTCCATGGTCAGCCTCGCAGGGGTCAGCTTGGCCTTCTTGGTCTCAGCCAGCGTGTCATCCTTCGCAATGGCTAACATCCTCATTGCGCTCCCTTTTGTCTTCATGATG GTGTTTGGCGGTTACTTGGTCAACCTTAATGCCATGCTGAGCTGGCTGTCTTGGCTCAAGTGGGTCAGCATCTTCAGATATGGACTCAAT GCTGCATTCATCAATGAGATGGCAGGACAGCTCTTCTATGCCAACACAACCAT TGTCCCAGGCGAGCTGTTCCTCTCGATCCAGGACATCGACTACTCCACATGGGGGTTCTGGGAGAACCAAGTTGCGCTTCTTGGGATCATGTTGATCTGCATGGTCCTTTCCTATATACAGCTGCGAAGAATCAACCGATGGAAGTGA